In Hydrogenovibrio marinus, a single genomic region encodes these proteins:
- a CDS encoding Y-family DNA polymerase, whose product MSMFALIDGNNFYASCEMAFNPALWNRPVVVLSNNDGCIVSANALAKKIDFSEHAHHQRLGVHGFRSAKANSMMFQPYFKVKSLLEKHHTAVFSSNYELYADMSNRMHAVTAQFAPQQEIYSIDESFLNLSGLKDVNLSDLATDIRHTVFQWLHLPVAVGIAPTKTLAKLANHWAKQYDDNQGVLNLADLSEATKTHLFQKTDVGKIWGVGNRLANQLKAKGIHTVEDLKTLPLSRVRKNFSITLERTVRELNGESCLKSRDTDDKKQIISSRSFGTLVTSPKDMEQALISHVAIASRKLRKQKSTCQLLTVYFRTSPFNKPSNSYCPTITIPLDYPTDNTILLAKAAKVGLQKIWRAGYAYHKAGIVLSEITNNLSYQADLFLPQIDEAYQQKVTRMVSLSDELNQKLGKNSLYLLSEGIKNKTAWQMKRQLMSSRYTTHWDELLTLHV is encoded by the coding sequence ATGTCGATGTTCGCTCTGATTGATGGCAACAATTTTTATGCTTCTTGTGAGATGGCATTCAACCCTGCTTTGTGGAATCGCCCGGTTGTTGTACTCTCAAACAACGACGGCTGTATTGTCTCTGCCAACGCGCTTGCCAAGAAAATCGATTTTTCCGAACACGCCCACCACCAACGCCTGGGAGTACATGGGTTTCGTTCCGCCAAAGCCAACAGCATGATGTTTCAGCCTTACTTCAAGGTTAAAAGCCTACTGGAAAAACATCATACTGCTGTTTTCAGCTCCAATTATGAACTTTATGCGGACATGTCAAACCGCATGCACGCGGTAACTGCCCAATTTGCCCCTCAGCAGGAAATCTACTCCATTGACGAAAGTTTCTTAAACCTTTCCGGCCTGAAAGACGTCAACCTCAGCGACTTGGCAACCGACATCAGGCACACTGTGTTTCAATGGCTACACCTGCCTGTTGCCGTAGGAATTGCACCCACCAAAACTTTGGCAAAACTCGCAAACCATTGGGCGAAGCAGTACGATGATAATCAGGGCGTTCTAAACCTTGCTGATTTATCAGAGGCGACCAAAACGCATCTTTTTCAGAAAACCGATGTCGGCAAAATATGGGGCGTTGGCAACCGACTTGCCAACCAGCTAAAAGCTAAAGGCATTCATACGGTTGAAGACTTAAAAACCCTACCGCTTAGCCGAGTGCGGAAAAACTTTTCCATCACATTAGAGCGTACGGTAAGAGAACTCAATGGCGAATCCTGTTTGAAAAGCCGCGATACCGATGACAAAAAACAAATCATTTCCTCGCGTTCTTTCGGAACGCTTGTCACCAGTCCAAAAGATATGGAACAAGCCTTGATTTCACATGTCGCCATCGCCTCCCGTAAGCTGCGCAAGCAAAAGTCCACTTGCCAGTTGCTCACCGTTTACTTCAGAACCAGCCCTTTCAACAAACCGAGCAATAGCTACTGTCCGACCATAACAATACCGTTAGACTATCCAACCGATAACACGATTCTTCTGGCAAAAGCCGCCAAAGTGGGCTTACAGAAAATATGGCGTGCCGGATATGCTTACCATAAAGCGGGGATCGTCCTATCTGAAATTACCAACAACCTTTCTTATCAGGCAGACTTATTCCTGCCACAGATTGACGAAGCCTATCAACAAAAAGTCACACGAATGGTCTCGCTTTCAGATGAACTCAACCAAAAACTCGGCAAAAACAGTCTTTATCTACTCTCTGAAGGTATTAAAAATAAAACCGCTTGGCAAATGAAGCGTCAACTAATGTCTTCGCGTTATACCACCCATTGGGACGAGCTATTAACCCTTCATGTCTGA
- the flgB gene encoding flagellar basal body rod protein FlgB has translation MESIFGIHEQALLIRKERESILANNLANADTPNFKARDIDWRKEIKNAQDQMDAKKFAPDLEMTNSRHIEAFGDMTTGDYLKYRVPTQPSLDGNTVEAHIEKAKFMENAIQYQASLEFINGKISGIRTALTGGG, from the coding sequence ATGGAATCGATATTTGGAATACATGAGCAGGCTTTGCTGATTCGCAAAGAACGCGAAAGTATTTTGGCAAATAACCTTGCCAATGCGGATACGCCAAATTTCAAGGCTAGAGATATTGATTGGCGTAAAGAAATTAAAAACGCTCAAGATCAGATGGATGCCAAAAAATTTGCTCCAGACTTGGAAATGACAAATAGCCGTCATATCGAAGCTTTTGGTGACATGACAACGGGTGACTATTTGAAGTATCGCGTTCCGACTCAGCCTTCTTTGGATGGCAACACAGTTGAAGCGCATATTGAAAAAGCCAAGTTTATGGAAAACGCCATTCAGTACCAAGCTTCGCTTGAATTTATCAATGGCAAGATTTCCGGTATTCGTACCGCATTAACAGGTGGAGGCTAA
- a CDS encoding flagellar hook protein FlgE produces MSSYDLNALSGINAASTGLSVISNNLANSETVGFKSSRAEFADMFTGAQSSPGSGTRVNAITQDFTQGTLNSTGRDLDMAIDGEGFFILDDQSGKYPNVYTRNGSFKLDQDGFITDQNGNKLQGYLLNTTLSTETKPVFETTLGSIDLNKLNKTPKATDEMTYNINLNGDTANNVDPNGNGVGSTTTTGAPARTNFQRLVDFNDATGGSKDPYSGSPDFSTNKTVYDSLGGEHRLTANYYKRDVVSVGNSTQDYNGDGTNDKYTSWIVQYTMEDQDANGNWVTSGHVSNTAGQLVDNAGAAVATIPAPAGTDLLDGQIFELRFDTDGNLVDVQQPNSLNAPVGINTTNGELPPASWTQVTNKSAALNWVVDSPLTGANDPLGNPTSASINIAADFTDMTQFAGSNNLRGVSQNGYAIGDLVGLKTGLDGVIQANYSNGRAVPIAQVALANFSDKNALTKLGGQTYAESYGSGTVQVGTANNNGFGKINSGSLEYSNVDTAGELVKMIQTQRTYQASTQVLSTSQTLMQRILQL; encoded by the coding sequence ATGTCGTCTTATGATTTAAATGCATTAAGTGGTATTAATGCCGCATCAACAGGGTTGTCGGTTATCTCCAACAACTTGGCTAACTCAGAAACGGTTGGTTTCAAAAGCTCACGAGCTGAGTTCGCCGATATGTTTACTGGCGCACAAAGCTCTCCAGGGAGTGGTACTCGTGTCAACGCAATCACTCAGGATTTCACACAAGGGACTCTAAACAGTACGGGGCGTGACTTGGATATGGCAATCGATGGAGAAGGTTTCTTCATCTTGGATGACCAGTCTGGTAAATACCCTAACGTTTATACTCGTAATGGTTCATTCAAGTTAGATCAGGACGGTTTTATTACCGACCAGAACGGTAACAAGTTGCAAGGGTACTTGTTGAATACGACGCTTTCAACTGAAACCAAACCGGTGTTTGAAACCACGCTGGGCTCTATTGACTTGAATAAGTTGAATAAAACGCCGAAAGCAACGGATGAAATGACCTATAACATCAACTTGAACGGTGATACGGCTAATAACGTTGATCCAAATGGTAATGGCGTAGGTTCAACCACGACGACAGGCGCGCCTGCTAGAACAAACTTTCAACGTTTGGTGGATTTCAACGATGCGACAGGTGGTTCTAAAGATCCTTATTCAGGTTCTCCAGACTTCTCGACCAATAAAACTGTTTATGATTCTTTGGGCGGTGAGCACCGTCTAACGGCTAACTACTATAAACGTGATGTTGTTTCGGTTGGGAACTCGACACAAGATTACAATGGTGACGGTACTAACGATAAGTATACGAGTTGGATCGTTCAATACACCATGGAAGACCAAGATGCTAACGGTAACTGGGTAACTAGTGGTCACGTATCAAACACTGCTGGTCAGCTTGTTGATAATGCGGGCGCTGCGGTAGCGACGATTCCGGCACCTGCGGGTACGGATTTGCTGGATGGTCAAATCTTTGAATTACGATTTGATACAGATGGTAACTTGGTAGATGTTCAACAACCCAACTCCCTAAATGCACCGGTTGGTATTAACACAACCAATGGCGAATTACCTCCTGCGAGTTGGACTCAGGTAACAAATAAAAGTGCGGCTTTGAATTGGGTTGTGGATTCCCCACTGACAGGTGCAAATGACCCACTAGGTAATCCTACCAGTGCATCTATTAATATCGCGGCTGACTTTACGGATATGACCCAATTTGCGGGTTCCAATAACCTTCGCGGTGTTTCTCAGAACGGTTATGCAATCGGTGACTTGGTTGGTTTGAAGACGGGTCTGGATGGTGTTATTCAGGCTAACTATTCAAATGGTCGAGCAGTACCCATTGCACAGGTTGCTCTGGCTAACTTCAGCGACAAGAATGCGTTGACGAAGCTGGGTGGTCAAACTTATGCAGAGTCTTATGGTTCTGGTACGGTTCAGGTCGGAACAGCTAACAACAACGGATTTGGGAAAATTAACTCGGGTTCACTGGAGTATTCAAACGTTGATACGGCTGGTGAGCTGGTTAAGATGATTCAAACACAACGTACTTATCAAGCAAGTACGCAGGTATTGTCAACTTCGCAAACCCTGATGCAAAGAATTCTGCAGCTATAA
- a CDS encoding chemotaxis protein codes for MSSFLKGVDQRTSLAGMNRMELLLFKIQGEQLFGINVFKVREVIRTPFISPVPKADSRIVGVADIRGQTMPMIDLAKALDLPSIPKDKYSDSLTIVTEFNSSVQGFLVEDVDRIVHLRWEDILPPPDSLQNVNYLTGITRAQDRIVEIVDVEKVLAEVSGRQEEMSDEFLHANQDKTAGHNFFVLGADDSAVARNQLKVTLDKLGIANKIVTNGRIALDFLKKWADDADKGISEPVGQRVLMVISDIEMPEMDGYTLTTNIRKDPRLSDIYVVLSSSLSGGFNASLTEKVGANKFMSKWHPEELAQAIIDRIDEVKSQIEKSA; via the coding sequence ATGTCTAGTTTTCTAAAAGGGGTTGACCAAAGAACGTCTCTTGCGGGGATGAACCGTATGGAGTTGTTGTTGTTTAAGATTCAAGGTGAACAGTTATTTGGAATAAACGTGTTTAAAGTTCGCGAAGTCATTCGTACACCTTTTATTTCACCTGTTCCTAAGGCTGACTCGCGTATTGTTGGCGTAGCGGATATTCGTGGGCAGACCATGCCGATGATTGATCTGGCAAAAGCTTTGGATCTTCCTTCAATTCCGAAGGATAAATACAGTGATTCTCTGACCATTGTGACAGAGTTTAACAGTTCGGTTCAGGGGTTCTTGGTGGAAGATGTTGATCGCATCGTGCATCTTCGTTGGGAAGATATCTTGCCACCGCCGGACTCTTTGCAGAACGTCAACTATCTCACAGGTATTACCCGTGCCCAAGATCGCATTGTTGAAATTGTCGATGTCGAAAAAGTCTTGGCAGAAGTATCGGGTCGTCAAGAAGAAATGTCAGACGAGTTTTTGCATGCAAACCAAGACAAGACAGCAGGACACAACTTCTTTGTGCTGGGTGCGGATGATTCCGCGGTTGCGCGTAACCAGTTAAAAGTTACGCTTGATAAGCTGGGTATCGCCAATAAGATCGTTACCAACGGTCGCATTGCGTTGGACTTCCTGAAGAAGTGGGCTGACGATGCTGATAAAGGTATTTCTGAGCCGGTTGGGCAACGCGTCTTGATGGTGATTTCAGATATTGAGATGCCAGAGATGGATGGTTACACCCTAACCACGAATATCCGAAAAGATCCTCGTTTAAGCGATATCTATGTTGTATTGAGTTCTTCTTTGAGTGGTGGGTTCAATGCATCTTTGACCGAGAAGGTCGGTGCGAACAAGTTTATGTCGAAATGGCATCCTGAAGAGTTGGCACAAGCGATTATTGATCGCATTGATGAAGTAAAGTCTCAGATTGAAAAGTCTGCTTAA
- a CDS encoding PilZ domain-containing protein: protein MSTQNNRSFFRIDVMLPCSYHVISEEESIENPLPTSPDASYIEKYFLQDLQGLDEQITDIIEQINQKSSLLARALTAMNSKINFILQTIDQKQLSRTIPQRMVNISAGGLAFKVHEAVTTSDKIDILIQPLAEEPPVLARCNIVKIIPESDGNNTVALEYQGLNEDDRRKLVYFIQTKEIEAATQQRNEAAKK from the coding sequence ATGAGCACGCAAAATAACCGCTCTTTTTTCCGAATTGATGTCATGCTACCTTGTAGCTATCACGTTATTTCTGAAGAAGAAAGCATTGAAAACCCTTTACCGACCTCTCCTGATGCCAGTTATATTGAAAAATATTTCTTGCAGGACTTACAAGGTTTGGACGAGCAAATCACAGATATTATTGAGCAAATCAACCAGAAAAGTAGTCTACTTGCTAGAGCGTTGACGGCCATGAACAGCAAGATCAATTTCATTTTACAAACAATTGATCAAAAACAACTGTCTCGTACTATCCCTCAACGTATGGTAAACATCAGTGCAGGTGGATTGGCGTTTAAAGTCCATGAAGCGGTTACGACCTCCGACAAGATCGACATTTTGATTCAGCCTCTTGCAGAAGAACCGCCGGTATTGGCTCGTTGTAATATCGTCAAAATCATTCCTGAGTCAGATGGTAACAACACTGTGGCCTTGGAATACCAAGGGCTGAATGAAGATGATCGTCGGAAACTTGTTTATTTCATTCAGACAAAAGAAATCGAAGCCGCTACTCAGCAACGTAACGAAGCGGCTAAAAAGTAG
- a CDS encoding LexA family protein yields the protein MKTRTLKTTKSVKPTSKNSNTHGGAREGAGRKKGSGAYGEPTKVMRVPESKVSLIKDWLEEAAGSEQQAEELDALQRAAQGKAKVQIPAASNEVLLPLYSHKVVAGFPSPADDYVEMVLDLNEKLVRNKAATFLLTVQGDSMKKIGIKDGDILVVDKSLTPSDGKIVIAAVDGELTVKRLSIKSTGTWLVPENDHYPPILIREESDVVIWGVVTSTISLL from the coding sequence ATGAAAACGCGCACACTTAAAACCACTAAGTCGGTCAAACCGACATCAAAAAACAGCAATACGCATGGCGGCGCACGTGAAGGTGCGGGTAGAAAGAAGGGGAGCGGCGCTTACGGCGAACCGACTAAAGTCATGCGTGTTCCCGAATCCAAAGTCAGTTTGATAAAAGATTGGCTTGAAGAGGCTGCGGGCAGTGAGCAGCAAGCAGAAGAACTGGATGCTTTACAACGTGCCGCTCAGGGCAAGGCTAAGGTTCAGATACCTGCGGCAAGTAATGAAGTGCTTTTACCATTGTATAGCCATAAAGTGGTTGCAGGGTTTCCAAGCCCGGCAGATGACTATGTGGAAATGGTGTTGGATCTTAATGAAAAATTGGTGCGCAATAAGGCAGCGACTTTTTTATTGACGGTTCAAGGGGACTCAATGAAAAAAATCGGCATCAAGGATGGTGATATTCTGGTTGTTGATAAAAGTCTGACGCCTTCGGATGGCAAGATTGTTATCGCGGCTGTAGACGGTGAGTTGACGGTCAAACGCCTTTCAATCAAATCTACGGGAACTTGGTTGGTACCGGAAAACGATCATTATCCGCCGATATTGATTCGTGAAGAATCGGATGTGGTGATTTGGGGAGTGGTGACTTCAACCATCTCTCTTCTTTGA
- a CDS encoding flagellar hook assembly protein FlgD translates to MSTVSSTSSDYIKALQQSSNTAASAPNQQLGQADFLRLLTTQLQNQDPNKPMDPKDFVTNLTQMSQLQSTQDLNTSMTAMLSGFQGLQTLQAASIIGKSVQANGEDLTYTQGQDAQFRLTAKTDQALTDVKVVVSKDGEAVKNISVGDLSADKTINWDGTDDNGNALADGTYKLTAYGTDSNGSIQQISTVVGTKVNSVAIGTDGKMKLTLATGEQVAMDAVREIGQ, encoded by the coding sequence ATGTCAACGGTATCATCAACTTCTAGTGATTATATTAAGGCGCTTCAGCAGTCGTCGAATACGGCAGCATCTGCTCCGAATCAACAGCTAGGACAAGCGGATTTCTTAAGATTGCTAACAACGCAATTGCAAAACCAGGATCCTAATAAACCAATGGACCCTAAAGATTTTGTTACAAACTTGACACAAATGAGTCAGTTGCAGTCAACGCAGGATTTGAATACATCAATGACGGCGATGTTGTCTGGTTTCCAAGGACTACAAACTTTGCAGGCGGCCAGTATTATCGGTAAGTCTGTACAGGCCAATGGTGAAGACTTGACTTATACCCAGGGCCAGGATGCTCAGTTCCGCTTGACGGCGAAAACTGACCAAGCCTTGACGGATGTCAAAGTGGTTGTCTCGAAAGATGGTGAGGCAGTGAAAAATATTTCGGTAGGTGATTTGTCTGCTGATAAAACAATCAATTGGGACGGAACCGATGATAACGGCAACGCCCTAGCGGATGGTACTTATAAATTGACCGCTTATGGAACGGATTCCAATGGAAGTATCCAACAAATAAGCACAGTCGTGGGTACTAAGGTTAACAGTGTTGCTATCGGGACGGATGGCAAAATGAAACTGACCCTTGCAACAGGTGAACAGGTTGCAATGGATGCGGTTCGTGAAATTGGTCAATAA
- the flgM gene encoding flagellar biosynthesis anti-sigma factor FlgM, which produces MDIKRLATGGLESRLTDPSSGNTTGKASANNAKSASTSADTVTLSSMKDIKTLEQKAKSSSVDNSARIEELKQKIQDGTYRVNPDQVATKLIATELLTSGNNG; this is translated from the coding sequence ATGGATATTAAAAGATTAGCGACCGGAGGACTGGAGAGTCGATTGACAGATCCTTCTTCTGGCAACACAACCGGAAAAGCGTCAGCAAACAACGCGAAATCTGCGTCGACATCTGCTGATACAGTAACGTTGTCTTCAATGAAAGACATTAAAACATTAGAACAGAAAGCAAAAAGCTCTTCTGTAGATAACAGTGCACGCATTGAAGAATTGAAACAAAAAATTCAAGACGGCACTTACCGTGTCAACCCTGATCAAGTTGCAACCAAACTGATTGCAACTGAACTACTTACATCAGGAAACAACGGGTAA
- a CDS encoding flagellar basal body rod protein FlgF — MDRMLYIAMSGAKEVALSQANNANNLANATTDGFKQDFNQFRAMHVEGPGWNSRAYALDERSGTDFTPGPIKVTGRDLDVVTKENGFMAVQAPDGSEALVRSASMHVTPEGDLVDVRGDPVLNEGGSPINIPPAKKISIASDGTISFLPADSQTNIMVTADQLRLVEPDIKNLQKGLDGYIRNTGGNLDQAIVKVTSGALETSNVNTVEALTNMIELSRKYEMQVKMMNTSKAHAQKSDSLLSLS, encoded by the coding sequence ATGGATCGTATGTTATACATTGCGATGAGTGGTGCGAAGGAAGTTGCTCTTTCTCAAGCCAACAACGCAAACAATTTGGCAAATGCGACAACAGACGGATTCAAGCAGGACTTCAACCAATTTCGTGCCATGCACGTGGAAGGTCCTGGTTGGAACTCCAGAGCTTATGCTTTGGATGAACGTTCTGGTACGGATTTTACTCCAGGACCGATTAAGGTCACGGGGCGAGATTTGGATGTCGTAACGAAGGAAAACGGCTTTATGGCTGTTCAGGCACCTGACGGTTCCGAAGCATTGGTGCGCTCTGCATCCATGCATGTTACTCCGGAAGGGGATTTGGTTGATGTTAGGGGCGATCCGGTTCTTAACGAAGGCGGATCTCCGATCAATATTCCACCTGCCAAAAAAATATCGATTGCTTCCGATGGAACCATCTCGTTTTTACCGGCAGATTCTCAAACCAACATTATGGTAACTGCAGATCAGTTACGACTGGTTGAACCGGATATCAAAAACCTGCAAAAAGGGTTGGATGGTTATATCCGCAATACGGGTGGTAATTTGGATCAAGCGATTGTCAAGGTTACCAGTGGCGCTTTGGAAACCAGTAACGTGAACACGGTAGAAGCACTGACGAATATGATCGAATTATCCAGAAAATATGAAATGCAAGTGAAGATGATGAACACATCGAAAGCACATGCACAAAAATCCGATAGCTTGTTGAGCTTAAGTTAG
- a CDS encoding flagella synthesis protein FlgN: protein MMLKAVDLDKLSLQLSQLLDSLNAFETILDKEAETLKSSDITPLTDIVDQKRTASESIAVQYDSLIESLSDTPISLKEFMLLDDFANLPKSAQKQFEELTQQIINCNEKNTANGLSVQALNTLNETLIQIFKGQDLQNKTYTASGSASTPPTPTNPLGKA from the coding sequence ATGATGCTTAAAGCAGTTGATTTAGACAAACTTTCCCTACAGCTAAGTCAACTGTTAGATTCTCTCAACGCCTTTGAAACCATTCTTGATAAAGAAGCTGAAACGCTAAAGTCTTCAGATATAACTCCTCTGACCGATATTGTTGACCAAAAGAGAACCGCTTCCGAAAGCATTGCCGTGCAATATGATTCTCTAATCGAATCACTTTCCGACACGCCAATCTCTCTCAAAGAATTTATGTTATTGGACGACTTCGCCAACCTACCAAAGTCTGCCCAAAAGCAATTTGAAGAACTGACGCAGCAAATCATTAACTGTAATGAGAAAAACACCGCAAACGGTCTAAGCGTACAAGCACTTAACACTCTAAACGAAACCTTGATTCAAATTTTCAAAGGTCAAGACCTACAGAACAAAACCTACACCGCTTCTGGAAGTGCTTCAACGCCCCCTACCCCAACCAATCCACTTGGCAAAGCCTAG
- the flgA gene encoding flagellar basal body P-ring formation chaperone FlgA, whose translation MTHYPTYYSSNLFSGSAFNRLLAITLWTILPFSFAHADSNTNKSVYQSAESLEKQVYDFVKQKVDQHLRNPKIDISPISSRLQLGVCKQAVNLEDKTPDKVAGRMSFRLSCDDPDWTLYVIATVDGEVPVIISTRGILRDATIKSSDIQQAYVPYKQAKRNSMMHIKNVIGMRAKMGIGPNSIITVKMLQPPYLVFKNQPIKIVTFAGSVRVETEGIALESGTNRQQIPVRNASSKKELKGIVIAPNTVLVP comes from the coding sequence TTGACACATTATCCCACTTATTATTCATCCAACCTCTTTTCCGGCTCTGCTTTTAATCGGCTTCTCGCCATAACACTATGGACAATCTTGCCGTTTTCCTTCGCTCATGCTGATTCAAACACTAATAAAAGCGTTTATCAGTCCGCAGAAAGCCTTGAAAAACAGGTTTACGACTTCGTAAAGCAAAAAGTCGACCAACATTTACGAAACCCGAAAATCGACATCAGCCCAATCAGCTCCAGACTTCAGTTGGGCGTTTGTAAGCAAGCGGTCAATCTGGAAGACAAGACTCCAGACAAAGTCGCTGGACGCATGAGCTTTCGCCTCAGTTGTGATGACCCTGACTGGACGTTGTATGTCATCGCAACGGTTGATGGCGAAGTGCCTGTCATTATTTCGACAAGAGGCATTCTAAGAGATGCAACAATCAAATCTTCGGATATTCAGCAGGCATACGTTCCTTATAAGCAGGCAAAACGCAACTCGATGATGCACATTAAAAACGTTATCGGCATGAGAGCCAAAATGGGCATTGGCCCTAACAGCATCATTACCGTAAAAATGTTGCAACCGCCCTATTTAGTTTTCAAAAATCAGCCGATAAAAATAGTGACCTTTGCAGGTAGCGTAAGAGTAGAAACTGAAGGCATTGCTTTGGAAAGCGGGACGAACCGGCAACAAATACCCGTTCGCAACGCCAGTTCCAAAAAAGAACTAAAAGGCATAGTTATTGCTCCGAACACTGTATTGGTTCCGTAA
- the flgC gene encoding flagellar basal body rod protein FlgC: MSVFPTLDISATGMSAQTIRLNTIASNMANADSISSNSAETYRSKQPIFKTIMDNETGLPEGGVEVDKIVESKAPLKMEYAPNNPMANKDGYIFRPNVNPVEEMANMLDASRSYETNIQVMNTSKQLLLRTIQMGK; encoded by the coding sequence ATGTCAGTATTTCCGACTCTAGATATTTCTGCGACAGGCATGAGTGCGCAGACGATTCGTTTGAATACGATTGCCTCGAATATGGCGAATGCAGACAGTATCAGCTCCAACTCGGCTGAGACTTATCGTTCCAAACAACCGATTTTCAAAACGATTATGGATAACGAAACAGGGCTACCGGAAGGTGGTGTTGAAGTTGACAAAATCGTTGAAAGCAAGGCTCCTTTGAAAATGGAGTATGCGCCGAATAACCCGATGGCAAATAAAGATGGTTATATTTTCCGTCCTAATGTTAATCCGGTAGAAGAGATGGCAAACATGTTGGATGCCTCTCGTTCTTATGAAACCAATATCCAAGTCATGAATACGTCTAAGCAATTACTGCTAAGAACCATTCAGATGGGTAAATAA